A genomic window from Dethiosulfovibrio salsuginis includes:
- a CDS encoding DUF6444 domain-containing protein — protein MFQKPTYEELFEDNQMLKAIIKTLSENQEKLEARMAELEAILKQNSQTSSKPPSSDGYKKPKPTSSRKKSDKSKGAQKGHKGSGLQLPHEPDKIVEHLPSQCESCDQKDICTAEKGSCGAGYVIETKL, from the coding sequence ATGTTTCAGAAGCCCACCTACGAAGAGCTCTTCGAGGACAACCAGATGCTCAAGGCGATAATTAAGACCCTAAGCGAGAACCAGGAAAAACTGGAAGCCCGTATGGCAGAACTCGAAGCCATCCTGAAACAAAACAGCCAGACCAGCTCTAAGCCTCCTTCCAGCGACGGCTATAAAAAGCCCAAGCCGACCAGCTCCAGGAAGAAAAGCGACAAGAGTAAAGGGGCTCAGAAGGGCCATAAAGGAAGTGGCCTTCAGCTTCCCCATGAGCCGGATAAAATCGTAGAGCATCTGCCCTCACAGTGCGAGAGCTGCGACCAGAAGGATATCTGCACCGCTGAAAAAGGTTCCTGCGGTGCAGGATACGTAATAGAGACCAAGCTG
- a CDS encoding P1 family peptidase, whose translation MKEIGIHEIGGFSIGHSQNLEAATGVTVIICPDGAVTGVDVRGGAPGTRETDLLDPVNLVEKVHGVVLAGGSAFGLDAASGVMEYLEEKGIGFDVQVTKVPIVCGAVLFDLTIGDWSVRPDRAMGYEACKNATNEEQPVGSIGAGTGATVGKILGMDRAIKGGLGTWAYQEGDIKVGAIVAVNCLGDIIDPSDGSVVAACRTDGGFGDTEEILIKSAGEGKNLFADNTTIGAILTNAKLTKAQCTKLASMAQNGYGRTMRPAHTMFDGDTIFTMTSGEVESDVSALGAMAARAMEKAVLQAVREATSLCGVPSIKDL comes from the coding sequence ATGAAGGAGATCGGTATTCACGAGATAGGTGGCTTTTCCATAGGGCACAGCCAAAACCTGGAGGCCGCCACAGGGGTGACGGTGATTATCTGTCCCGATGGGGCGGTGACAGGGGTGGACGTTCGAGGAGGTGCCCCGGGAACAAGGGAGACCGATCTGCTTGATCCGGTCAACCTTGTCGAAAAGGTCCACGGCGTGGTCCTGGCGGGAGGAAGCGCCTTCGGACTGGACGCAGCATCCGGGGTCATGGAATACCTGGAGGAAAAGGGCATAGGTTTTGACGTTCAGGTGACGAAAGTCCCTATAGTGTGCGGTGCGGTGCTTTTCGATCTCACCATAGGCGACTGGAGCGTCAGGCCAGACCGGGCCATGGGATACGAAGCCTGCAAAAACGCCACAAACGAGGAACAGCCGGTAGGATCTATAGGGGCAGGCACCGGCGCCACGGTGGGGAAAATTCTCGGCATGGACCGAGCGATCAAAGGAGGCCTTGGAACCTGGGCCTATCAGGAGGGGGACATCAAGGTAGGGGCCATAGTGGCGGTAAACTGCCTTGGGGATATTATAGACCCCTCCGACGGATCGGTGGTCGCCGCCTGCCGCACCGACGGAGGCTTCGGAGACACCGAGGAGATCCTGATAAAATCCGCAGGTGAGGGAAAAAACCTCTTCGCCGATAACACCACAATAGGAGCGATCCTCACCAACGCAAAACTCACCAAGGCCCAGTGTACAAAACTGGCCTCTATGGCCCAAAACGGCTACGGCAGAACCATGAGACCGGCCCACACCATGTTCGACGGCGATACAATTTTTACGATGACCTCCGGCGAGGTCGAATCGGACGTCAGCGCCCTAGGGGCCATGGCCGCCAGGGCGATGGAAAAAGCGGTGCTTCAAGCAGTCAGGGAGGCCACCTCACTGTGTGGAGTTCCGTCTATAAAGGACCTATAA
- a CDS encoding putative motility protein, translating into MGMVQSITGMKQAETMTKVGVAVQKKTMDLAEMQGQMVQEMMASMGIGGNLDIQA; encoded by the coding sequence ATGGGCATGGTTCAGAGCATAACCGGCATGAAACAGGCGGAGACCATGACTAAGGTCGGAGTAGCGGTTCAGAAGAAGACCATGGATCTGGCTGAGATGCAGGGCCAGATGGTCCAGGAGATGATGGCCTCCATGGGGATCGGCGGTAACCTGGATATCCAGGCTTAG
- a CDS encoding dihydrolipoyl dehydrogenase family protein gives MVYDLIVLGGGPGGYRAAELASQAGFKTVLVEKDRLGGTCLNRGCIPTKAYYADAVGKLGPVDKMWAKKEAVVSKLQKGIATLMDRCSVDVVKGIGTLGDLSGEEKELKISTDQGEVVLKGRRLIIAVGAMSKPLSFPGSDLEGVIGGDWAVTDQGMWDQSMADQVSSVAVVGAGVIAVELAGILKDLGKEVTLLKHSDQILRRCDEDVKKKVRQAVKKKKIATVDYFRIKEAVKEDGRLKVKGEAEGKDLEVLCDRLILAASMVPILEGYGLEASGVAYTDQGISVDRNMMTSKEGVYAIGDCTGGMMLAHLAEYQALSAVEHMAGREYYVDPAKVPSCIFFDPEIAVVGLTEEEAVAKGHDTVVGRVFFVANGMALAMDRSDGFVKVVADRADGRILGVHIVGPEAATLISEAALAIAKDMTVKEVAYTVHPHPTLSECFKDALFRILEDTSHS, from the coding sequence ATGGTCTACGATCTGATCGTGTTGGGAGGAGGGCCCGGCGGCTATCGTGCCGCCGAGCTCGCCTCCCAGGCGGGCTTTAAGACCGTCCTGGTGGAGAAAGACCGCTTAGGTGGAACCTGTCTCAACAGAGGCTGTATTCCAACCAAGGCCTATTACGCCGACGCTGTAGGCAAGCTGGGGCCGGTGGATAAAATGTGGGCCAAAAAGGAGGCGGTGGTCTCCAAGCTGCAAAAGGGCATCGCCACCCTGATGGATCGTTGTTCCGTCGACGTCGTAAAAGGGATTGGGACCTTAGGGGATCTCTCCGGCGAGGAGAAGGAGCTAAAAATCTCCACCGACCAGGGAGAGGTGGTCCTTAAGGGCAGAAGGCTGATCATAGCCGTAGGTGCCATGTCGAAGCCTCTCTCCTTTCCCGGATCCGATCTGGAGGGAGTTATAGGCGGTGACTGGGCGGTCACCGACCAGGGGATGTGGGATCAGTCCATGGCCGATCAGGTTAGTTCCGTGGCGGTGGTAGGGGCTGGAGTCATAGCCGTCGAGCTGGCGGGAATACTTAAAGACCTGGGCAAAGAGGTCACCCTCCTGAAGCACTCGGACCAGATCCTTCGCCGTTGCGACGAGGACGTGAAGAAAAAGGTCCGTCAGGCGGTCAAGAAGAAAAAGATAGCCACGGTGGACTACTTCCGTATAAAGGAAGCGGTTAAAGAGGACGGTCGCCTCAAGGTCAAAGGTGAGGCGGAGGGCAAGGATCTGGAGGTCCTCTGCGACAGGCTCATACTGGCGGCCAGCATGGTCCCTATCCTGGAGGGCTACGGTCTGGAGGCCAGCGGTGTGGCCTACACCGATCAGGGTATCTCTGTCGATCGGAACATGATGACCTCAAAAGAGGGGGTCTACGCCATAGGGGACTGCACCGGCGGCATGATGTTGGCCCATCTGGCGGAGTATCAGGCCCTTTCGGCGGTCGAGCATATGGCTGGCAGGGAGTACTATGTCGATCCCGCCAAGGTTCCCTCCTGCATTTTCTTCGACCCGGAGATAGCTGTGGTTGGTTTGACCGAGGAGGAAGCGGTGGCCAAGGGCCACGATACGGTGGTTGGCAGGGTTTTCTTCGTCGCCAACGGAATGGCTTTGGCTATGGATCGCTCCGACGGTTTCGTGAAAGTCGTGGCGGATCGTGCCGATGGCCGTATACTTGGGGTCCATATCGTAGGCCCAGAGGCGGCGACCTTGATATCAGAGGCCGCTCTGGCTATCGCCAAGGATATGACCGTCAAAGAGGTCGCCTACACCGTCCATCCCCATCCGACTTTGAGCGAGTGCTTTAAGGACGCCCTTTTCAGGATTCTCGAGGACACCTCTCATAGTTGA
- the gcvPB gene encoding aminomethyl-transferring glycine dehydrogenase subunit GcvPB translates to MLSQVKPIFEKSQPGRMGVALPSCDVPGDISSLLPENLRRSEDPGLPEVSEVDVIRHYTNLSQLNFGVDEGFYPLGSCTMKYNPKINENAARLCGFSNIHPLQPEKVCQGALKLMYDLSSMLAEITGMEAVTLQPAAGAHGELTGIFLIKAYHRKNGEEATRTKIIVPDSAHGTNPATASVAGYDVVEVKSNDRGNVDIEALKAAVGEDTAGIMLTNPNTLGLFEEDILQIAEIVHDAGGLLYYDGANANAILGKIRPGDMGFDVLHLNIHKSFSTPHGGGGPGSGAVGVGKRLLPFIPTPVVVEENGTYRFDYDIPDSIGKMRSFYGNFGVLVRAYAYILSMGAEGLKAAADNAVLNANYIMKRLEGDFEIPLASRVCKHEFVISGEKQHKENGVSTLDMAKRLMDHGVHPPTIYFPLIVHEAMMIEPTETEGKETLDRFVDAMLEIAKEAKEKPEIFHDAPYTTVVSRLDETLAARKPVLRWSPSER, encoded by the coding sequence ATGCTGAGCCAGGTAAAGCCTATTTTCGAGAAGAGTCAGCCAGGTAGAATGGGAGTGGCGTTGCCCTCCTGCGACGTCCCAGGGGACATTTCCTCCCTTCTTCCTGAAAATCTCAGGAGATCCGAGGATCCCGGTCTGCCGGAGGTCTCCGAGGTCGACGTTATTCGGCACTATACCAATCTCTCTCAGTTGAACTTCGGCGTCGACGAGGGGTTCTATCCTCTCGGGTCCTGCACCATGAAGTACAACCCTAAGATAAACGAGAACGCCGCCAGACTGTGCGGTTTCTCCAATATCCATCCCCTACAGCCCGAGAAGGTCTGTCAGGGGGCTCTAAAGCTCATGTACGACCTGTCCTCTATGCTGGCGGAGATCACCGGAATGGAGGCTGTGACCCTTCAGCCCGCCGCCGGTGCCCACGGTGAGCTTACGGGGATCTTTCTCATAAAGGCCTACCACCGTAAAAACGGCGAAGAGGCCACGAGGACCAAGATAATCGTCCCCGATTCCGCTCACGGCACCAACCCTGCCACCGCCTCCGTCGCCGGTTACGACGTTGTGGAGGTTAAGTCCAACGACAGAGGCAACGTGGACATAGAGGCCCTTAAGGCGGCGGTAGGAGAGGATACGGCGGGCATAATGCTCACCAACCCAAACACCTTAGGGCTTTTCGAGGAGGATATCCTTCAGATAGCCGAGATAGTCCACGACGCCGGTGGTCTGCTCTATTACGATGGGGCCAACGCTAACGCTATACTGGGCAAGATCCGCCCTGGGGATATGGGCTTCGACGTGTTGCACCTCAACATTCACAAGAGCTTCAGCACCCCTCACGGTGGAGGTGGCCCTGGCTCCGGTGCGGTAGGAGTGGGCAAGAGGCTCCTTCCCTTCATCCCGACCCCTGTGGTGGTCGAGGAGAACGGGACCTATCGTTTCGACTACGATATCCCCGATAGCATAGGGAAAATGCGCTCCTTCTACGGTAACTTCGGTGTCCTGGTCAGGGCCTACGCCTATATTCTCTCTATGGGAGCGGAGGGGCTTAAGGCGGCGGCGGATAACGCCGTGTTGAACGCCAACTACATAATGAAGCGTCTCGAGGGCGACTTTGAGATCCCTCTGGCGAGCAGGGTCTGTAAGCACGAGTTCGTGATCTCCGGGGAGAAACAGCACAAAGAGAACGGCGTGTCCACCTTGGATATGGCCAAGAGGCTCATGGACCACGGAGTCCATCCCCCGACGATATACTTTCCCCTCATTGTCCACGAGGCTATGATGATCGAGCCCACGGAGACCGAGGGAAAGGAGACTCTGGACCGGTTCGTCGATGCCATGCTGGAGATAGCCAAAGAGGCCAAGGAGAAGCCGGAGATATTCCACGACGCTCCTTACACCACCGTGGTTTCCCGTCTCGACGAGACTCTGGCTGCGAGAAAGCCCGTCCTTCGCTGGTCTCCCTCGGAGCGGTAG
- the gcvPA gene encoding aminomethyl-transferring glycine dehydrogenase subunit GcvPA, with amino-acid sequence MRYIPNTDAQRAEMLSTVGVSSVEDLFADLPSSVKLKGLLDLPEAMSEIDLLKHLKSLAAQNLDACSTSCFLGAGVYNHFIPVVIDHMISRSEFTTSYTPYQPEISQGTLQAIFEYQTMICELTGMDVANASMYDGATSIAEAVYMACASTKKDLVLVARSVNPQSRAVLETYASLRGITVQEIGHSNGAINLDDLKANLTDKVGAVVVQSPNFFGAVEDLKAIGDMTHDAKALFIVASDLMALSLLEAPGKLGADVVVGDGQSAGNAMSFGGPHFGFFAATQKLVRKIPGRIVGETLDRNGKKCYVLTLQAREQHIRREKASSNICSNQSLCALAGAVYLSLMGKEGLKEVAKQCLLKAAYTRDELVKTGSFQAPFTGPFFREFVVTSKEAPEAINSRLIERGIIGGYDLTADYPELENGWLVAVTEKRTKAEIDGFVAIAGGK; translated from the coding sequence ATGCGTTACATTCCAAACACAGACGCTCAGAGGGCCGAAATGCTGTCTACCGTAGGGGTTTCATCGGTGGAGGACCTTTTCGCCGATCTTCCCTCTTCCGTTAAACTAAAGGGCCTTCTCGATCTCCCTGAGGCCATGTCGGAGATCGATCTCCTTAAACACCTTAAAAGCCTGGCGGCTCAGAACCTGGATGCCTGCTCGACCTCCTGTTTCCTAGGTGCAGGGGTCTACAACCACTTTATACCGGTAGTTATAGATCACATGATCTCCCGTAGTGAGTTCACCACCAGCTACACTCCCTATCAGCCCGAGATCAGTCAGGGGACTTTGCAGGCCATATTCGAGTATCAGACAATGATATGCGAGCTTACCGGTATGGACGTAGCTAACGCCTCGATGTACGACGGGGCCACCTCCATCGCCGAGGCGGTCTACATGGCCTGTGCGTCCACCAAAAAAGACCTCGTTCTGGTGGCCCGTTCGGTAAACCCCCAGAGCAGGGCGGTTCTAGAGACCTACGCCAGCCTGAGAGGCATCACGGTCCAGGAGATAGGCCACTCTAACGGAGCGATCAACCTGGACGATCTGAAGGCCAACCTGACCGATAAAGTCGGTGCGGTGGTGGTGCAGAGCCCCAACTTCTTCGGGGCCGTCGAGGATCTAAAGGCAATCGGCGATATGACCCACGATGCCAAGGCCCTTTTCATAGTGGCTTCCGACCTAATGGCCCTGTCCCTCCTGGAGGCTCCGGGTAAGTTAGGTGCCGACGTGGTTGTAGGCGATGGCCAGAGCGCCGGAAACGCCATGAGCTTCGGCGGCCCCCACTTTGGCTTTTTCGCCGCCACCCAGAAGCTGGTCAGAAAGATACCTGGCAGAATCGTGGGGGAGACCTTGGATCGGAACGGCAAGAAGTGCTACGTCCTGACACTCCAGGCGAGGGAACAGCATATCCGCAGGGAGAAGGCTTCCTCGAATATCTGCTCCAACCAGAGCCTCTGCGCCCTTGCGGGGGCTGTCTACCTTTCCCTCATGGGCAAAGAGGGCCTTAAAGAGGTGGCTAAACAGTGTCTCCTCAAGGCCGCCTACACCAGAGACGAGCTGGTCAAGACCGGCTCATTCCAGGCTCCCTTTACAGGGCCTTTCTTCCGAGAGTTCGTGGTAACCTCAAAAGAAGCCCCTGAGGCCATAAACTCGAGGCTTATAGAGAGAGGTATCATAGGAGGTTACGACCTGACCGCCGACTATCCCGAGCTGGAGAACGGCTGGCTTGTGGCGGTAACCGAGAAGAGGACCAAGGCCGAGATCGACGGCTTTGTGGCCATAGCGGGGGGGAAGTAA
- the gcvH gene encoding glycine cleavage system protein GcvH — translation MADIRDGLKYTKEHEWIRVEGNKGYIGISDYAQHAMGDIVFVELPEVGASVSAGGDFCVVESVKGANDIYAPASGEVVEVNEALEDSPEAINEDPYGSWIAAIEISDASELDALMDAESYRSFCDSQE, via the coding sequence ATGGCCGATATCAGAGATGGACTTAAATACACCAAAGAGCACGAGTGGATCAGGGTAGAGGGAAACAAGGGCTACATCGGCATTTCCGACTACGCTCAGCACGCCATGGGCGATATCGTCTTCGTCGAGCTTCCCGAGGTCGGTGCCTCCGTATCCGCCGGTGGAGATTTCTGCGTCGTCGAGTCGGTTAAAGGGGCCAACGATATCTACGCTCCCGCCTCCGGCGAGGTAGTCGAGGTAAACGAGGCCCTGGAGGATTCGCCGGAGGCCATAAACGAGGATCCCTACGGAAGCTGGATCGCCGCCATAGAGATATCCGATGCTTCCGAGCTCGATGCCCTCATGGATGCCGAGAGCTACCGCTCTTTCTGCGATAGCCAGGAGTAA
- the gcvT gene encoding glycine cleavage system aminomethyltransferase GcvT gives MKTPMYHEHVELGGNIVDFGGWDLPVHYEAGIKEEHLTVRSKAGLFDVSHMGEFWIEGPDAFAFVQNLVSNDISVLEDGQVQYNMMCYPHGGVVDDLLVYKASDTRILLVVNASNVDKDFAWVTENLKGEVKAENVSSKTAEVAFQGPMAEDILQRITDVNLSDIGFFHFKENVKVAGVNALVSRTGYTGEDGFEVYVNWDEGVKVWNAILEAGKDDGVLPIGLGARDSLRFEAGLPLYGHEIDKDITPLEAGLGFFVKLDKDSFIGIEPLREMKAKGLPRRILALQMIDKGVPRNGYPVEVDGKEVGYVTTGGYSPSRNENIASVLVEAGCADIGDEVNVMIRGKAKKALVIKKPFYRKKYKK, from the coding sequence GTGAAGACGCCGATGTACCACGAACACGTCGAACTTGGCGGTAACATAGTCGACTTTGGAGGATGGGATCTTCCGGTCCATTACGAGGCGGGTATCAAAGAGGAGCATCTTACCGTTCGCTCCAAGGCCGGGCTTTTCGACGTTTCCCACATGGGAGAGTTCTGGATAGAGGGCCCAGATGCCTTTGCTTTTGTCCAGAACTTGGTCTCCAACGATATTTCCGTCCTGGAGGACGGACAGGTCCAGTACAATATGATGTGCTACCCTCACGGCGGCGTGGTCGACGATCTGCTGGTCTACAAGGCATCAGACACCAGAATACTCCTGGTGGTAAACGCTTCCAACGTGGACAAGGATTTCGCCTGGGTTACGGAAAATCTCAAGGGAGAGGTCAAGGCGGAGAACGTTTCCTCCAAAACCGCGGAAGTCGCCTTCCAGGGGCCGATGGCGGAGGATATCCTCCAGAGGATAACCGACGTAAACCTCTCGGATATCGGTTTTTTCCACTTCAAGGAGAACGTCAAGGTCGCCGGGGTGAACGCCCTGGTCTCCAGGACAGGCTATACCGGCGAGGACGGCTTCGAGGTCTACGTCAACTGGGACGAAGGGGTAAAGGTATGGAACGCCATTCTAGAGGCAGGGAAGGACGACGGAGTGCTTCCTATCGGCCTGGGAGCTAGAGACAGCCTGAGGTTTGAGGCCGGTCTTCCCCTCTACGGTCACGAGATAGACAAGGATATAACCCCCCTCGAGGCAGGTCTCGGTTTCTTCGTCAAGCTGGACAAAGATAGCTTTATAGGTATAGAGCCCCTGAGGGAGATGAAGGCCAAAGGTCTCCCCAGGAGGATACTGGCCCTCCAGATGATCGACAAGGGCGTCCCCAGAAACGGCTATCCTGTTGAGGTAGACGGCAAAGAGGTGGGCTACGTGACCACCGGAGGTTACTCCCCATCTAGAAACGAAAACATAGCCTCCGTACTGGTCGAGGCGGGATGTGCCGATATAGGCGACGAGGTAAACGTTATGATAAGGGGCAAGGCTAAAAAGGCCCTGGTCATAAAGAAGCCTTTCTACAGAAAAAAATATAAAAAATAA
- a CDS encoding alanine/glycine:cation symporter family protein, which yields MDQLMSIVQGINSILWGYVLIVLLCGTGLYYTLKLRFVQIRKFGAVCKQTFGGLTLSGEKAGKDGMSSFQSLATAIAAQVGTGNLAGAATAIAAGGPGAIFWMWIAAFFGMGTIFAEAVLGQTYKSRDDQGQITGGPAYYIRDGFGSKWMAGFFAVTIIMALGFIGNMVQANSIADAFSTAFGVPHLMVGIGVALLGALIFFGGIGRIASFTEKVVPLMALLYLLGGLYVLITQSSNLIPAIKMIFVGAFDPKAATGGLIGVGVKEAIRYGVARGLFSNEAGMGSTPHAHAVAKVKHPAQQGFVAIMGVFIDTFIVLNMTALVIFATGAIDGQTTGIALTQRAFEIGLGSFGNPFIAICLLFFAFSTIIGWYFFGEANIKFLFGSKGLTPYRLLVMAFIVLGSTLKVDLVWELADTFNGLMVFPNLIALIGLAKVVSKALDDYKEDGTLKVK from the coding sequence ATGGATCAGCTTATGAGCATAGTACAGGGGATAAACAGCATTCTTTGGGGATATGTCCTTATAGTCCTTTTATGCGGAACCGGTCTTTACTACACCCTTAAACTTAGGTTTGTGCAGATAAGAAAGTTCGGTGCGGTGTGCAAGCAGACCTTCGGTGGTCTTACCCTCAGCGGTGAGAAGGCCGGTAAGGACGGAATGTCCTCCTTCCAGTCCCTAGCGACCGCCATAGCAGCCCAGGTCGGAACGGGTAACCTTGCAGGGGCTGCTACCGCTATCGCAGCAGGTGGTCCGGGAGCTATCTTCTGGATGTGGATCGCCGCCTTTTTCGGCATGGGAACCATCTTCGCCGAGGCGGTATTAGGTCAGACCTACAAGTCCAGAGACGACCAAGGTCAGATCACCGGTGGCCCTGCCTACTACATCAGGGACGGCTTCGGCAGCAAGTGGATGGCGGGCTTTTTCGCAGTGACCATCATCATGGCCCTGGGCTTTATCGGCAACATGGTTCAGGCCAACTCCATAGCCGACGCGTTCAGCACCGCCTTCGGAGTGCCTCACCTTATGGTCGGTATAGGGGTAGCCCTTTTAGGTGCCCTCATTTTCTTCGGAGGCATCGGCCGTATAGCCTCTTTCACCGAGAAAGTAGTTCCTCTCATGGCGTTGCTTTACCTTCTGGGAGGTCTCTACGTCCTTATTACCCAGTCCTCCAACCTGATACCTGCTATAAAGATGATTTTCGTAGGTGCCTTCGATCCTAAGGCAGCCACCGGCGGACTTATCGGTGTAGGGGTCAAAGAGGCCATCCGTTACGGTGTAGCCAGAGGGCTTTTCTCCAACGAGGCCGGTATGGGGTCGACCCCTCACGCTCACGCAGTCGCTAAGGTCAAGCATCCCGCACAGCAGGGTTTTGTCGCCATAATGGGCGTGTTTATCGACACTTTTATCGTCCTTAACATGACCGCCCTGGTTATCTTTGCGACCGGCGCTATCGACGGTCAGACCACCGGTATAGCCCTGACCCAGAGGGCCTTCGAGATAGGTCTTGGGTCCTTCGGAAACCCCTTTATAGCCATATGTCTCCTGTTCTTCGCCTTCTCCACCATAATTGGCTGGTACTTCTTCGGAGAGGCCAACATAAAGTTCCTCTTCGGCTCGAAGGGACTTACGCCCTATAGGCTTCTGGTTATGGCCTTTATCGTCCTTGGTTCCACCCTCAAGGTCGACCTCGTCTGGGAGCTCGCCGACACCTTCAACGGTCTTATGGTGTTCCCTAACCTTATAGCACTTATAGGACTTGCGAAGGTTGTAAGCAAGGCTCTTGACGATTATAAAGAAGATGGAACTTTAAAAGTAAAATAA
- the grdB gene encoding glycine reductase complex selenoprotein B: protein MTYRVVHYINQFFAGIGGEEKADIRPEIREGVVGPGMALNAAFKGEAEIVATVICGDNYFADNIDETSEFIASKVKEFNADGFVAGPGFNAGRYGTACGAICCAVGEKLGIPTVTALYPENPGAEMYKKGTYVIVAADSARGMGKAVPAMASLLLKQIKGEAIGTPEEEGYIEKGVRINTFYEKIGAERAIDMLIKKLKGEPFKTEYKMPVFDRVDPRPAIKDMSKAKIALVTSGGIVPFGNPDHIAASSAQNFGEYDITGVMDLKEGEYQTAHGGYDQTYANQDADRVLPVDVLRDIEKEGRIGSLHHLFYTTVGNGTAVANSKKFGVEMGKRLKAAGVDAVILTSTUGTCTRCGATLVKAIEETADVPVVHMATIVPISLSVGANRIIPTVAIPHPLGNPNMTAAEEKKLRRHLVENALKALETEVTEQTVFKDED from the coding sequence ATGACCTATCGTGTGGTTCATTATATAAATCAGTTCTTCGCAGGTATTGGCGGAGAGGAAAAAGCGGACATCAGACCTGAGATCAGAGAGGGCGTAGTCGGCCCCGGTATGGCCCTTAACGCCGCTTTCAAAGGCGAGGCCGAGATCGTCGCCACCGTTATCTGTGGAGATAACTACTTCGCCGACAACATCGACGAGACCTCCGAGTTCATCGCCTCCAAGGTGAAGGAATTCAACGCCGACGGCTTCGTCGCAGGACCTGGCTTCAACGCCGGTCGTTACGGAACCGCCTGCGGAGCGATCTGCTGCGCCGTCGGAGAGAAGCTGGGCATCCCCACCGTCACCGCTCTCTACCCCGAGAACCCCGGTGCTGAGATGTACAAAAAGGGCACCTACGTTATCGTAGCTGCCGACAGCGCCAGAGGCATGGGCAAGGCCGTTCCCGCTATGGCTTCCCTTCTGCTCAAGCAGATCAAAGGCGAGGCCATCGGTACCCCTGAGGAAGAGGGCTACATCGAGAAGGGCGTCCGTATCAACACGTTCTACGAGAAGATCGGTGCCGAGCGTGCCATTGATATGCTCATAAAGAAGCTTAAAGGCGAGCCCTTCAAGACGGAGTACAAAATGCCCGTCTTCGATAGGGTTGATCCCCGCCCTGCGATAAAGGATATGTCCAAGGCGAAGATCGCCCTGGTCACCTCCGGCGGTATCGTGCCCTTTGGCAACCCCGATCACATCGCTGCTTCCAGCGCCCAGAACTTTGGTGAGTACGACATCACCGGCGTGATGGACCTCAAAGAGGGTGAGTATCAGACCGCTCACGGCGGATACGATCAGACCTACGCCAACCAGGATGCCGACAGGGTTCTTCCCGTTGACGTTCTCAGGGATATCGAGAAAGAAGGCCGTATCGGCTCTTTGCACCATCTCTTCTACACCACCGTCGGAAACGGCACAGCCGTCGCCAACTCCAAGAAGTTCGGCGTCGAGATGGGCAAGAGGCTTAAGGCCGCCGGCGTTGACGCGGTGATCCTCACCTCTACCTGAGGAACCTGTACGCGTTGCGGTGCAACGCTCGTCAAGGCCATAGAGGAGACCGCTGATGTTCCTGTGGTCCACATGGCTACTATCGTTCCTATCTCCCTCAGCGTAGGGGCTAACAGGATCATCCCGACTGTGGCGATCCCTCACCCCCTGGGCAATCCCAACATGACCGCTGCGGAGGAGAAGAAACTTCGCCGTCACCTGGTCGAGAACGCCCTTAAGGCCCTCGAGACCGAGGTAACCGAGCAGACTGTCTTTAAAGACGAAGACTAA
- the grdA gene encoding glycine/sarcosine/betaine reductase complex selenoprotein A, translating into MGKLAGKKLILLGERDGVPAPAMEACFKDSGAEVIFAVTECFVUTAAGAMDLQNQQRVKDAAEKYGAENVVVVLGSSDAEGAEIYAETVCNGDPTYAGPLAGVPLGLAVYDIFEQDIRDEADPEEWENQISMMEMVLEPDALADAVKGIRDQYSKYTL; encoded by the coding sequence ATGGGTAAGTTGGCTGGAAAGAAATTGATCCTCCTGGGCGAGCGCGATGGCGTTCCCGCCCCGGCTATGGAGGCCTGCTTCAAAGACAGCGGCGCGGAAGTAATTTTCGCAGTAACCGAGTGCTTCGTCTGAACTGCGGCGGGAGCGATGGACCTGCAGAACCAGCAGCGCGTTAAAGACGCTGCTGAAAAGTACGGCGCTGAAAACGTGGTGGTCGTACTGGGATCCTCCGATGCGGAAGGCGCAGAGATTTACGCCGAGACCGTGTGTAACGGAGACCCTACCTACGCAGGGCCTCTCGCCGGCGTCCCGTTGGGACTCGCCGTCTACGATATTTTTGAGCAGGATATCCGGGACGAAGCTGACCCGGAGGAATGGGAGAACCAGATCAGTATGATGGAAATGGTTCTAGAGCCCGATGCCCTTGCCGATGCGGTAAAGGGAATCAGGGATCAGTACTCCAAGTACACCCTGTAG